One window of Candidatus Eremiobacteraceae bacterium genomic DNA carries:
- the tatC gene encoding twin-arginine translocase subunit TatC, with protein EEKLVDDVEMTFTQHLAELRNRLFISIITVVVISAVAFPLMPRMLNWVEQRFLNGIQLHVFSPAEIITVEIKLSLLAGVVAGMPVVLYQLYAFVAPALDRRVRGRIGWYVIPSFFMSALGIAFCGFLILPFVLRALLSLTQQAGLVGTYQLEPTIGFVTVLLGIFAVMFQLPIVLSILASIGLVNAKMLADKWRHATVVICVLAGVAAPDGNPLTMGLLALPLLGLYLASIAVVRVTQPKIAPA; from the coding sequence GGAAGAAAAGCTCGTCGATGACGTCGAGATGACGTTCACGCAGCACCTCGCCGAGCTGCGTAACCGCCTCTTCATCTCGATCATCACCGTCGTCGTTATTTCAGCGGTCGCCTTTCCGCTGATGCCGCGCATGCTCAACTGGGTCGAGCAGCGCTTCTTGAACGGAATTCAATTGCACGTGTTCTCGCCGGCAGAGATCATCACGGTAGAGATCAAGCTCTCGCTGCTCGCGGGGGTCGTGGCCGGCATGCCGGTCGTGCTCTATCAACTCTACGCGTTTGTCGCACCCGCCCTCGATCGCCGCGTCCGCGGCCGGATCGGATGGTACGTGATCCCGTCGTTCTTCATGTCCGCGCTCGGCATCGCATTTTGCGGCTTTCTCATCTTGCCGTTCGTTCTGCGCGCGCTTCTGAGCCTCACGCAGCAGGCGGGCCTCGTCGGCACGTATCAGTTGGAGCCGACCATCGGCTTCGTCACCGTCTTGCTCGGCATCTTCGCGGTCATGTTCCAACTTCCGATCGTGCTTTCGATCCTCGCGAGCATCGGCTTGGTGAACGCGAAGATGCTCGCGGACAAGTGGCGCCACGCGACCGTCGTGATATGCGTCCTCGCCGGCGTCGCCGCTCCCGACGGCAATCCGTTGACCATGGGCCTGCTGGCACTTCCGCTGCTCGGGCTGTATCTCGCGAGCATCGCGGTGGTGCGTGTCACGCAGCCGAAAATCGCACCGGCATGA